The following is a genomic window from Pseudomonas purpurea.
ACAACAACAAGGGCCTCGCGGTGCGGGTGTATCGCCCTTACTTTGCCAATGCTTACCGCTACATCAACGACCAGTCGTTCAGCCAGTTCGGCTATCACGACCAGCAGTTTTACGATCCATTGGGCCGGCCCGTCCAGGTCATCAGCGCCAAAGGCTATGTGTCCCGCGAGAGCCACCATCCCTGGTATCAGACCAGCGAAGACTTCAACGACACCTATGAGCCGGTCCCGGACGAGCACCTTTTATGAACCTTCAGGTGCATCGCAACACCCCGACCCTAAAAGTCAACGACAGTCGGGGTTTGGCGGTCCGGCAAGTCGACTACTTGCGCACGGGGATCGAAACCCCAGCCCTGGCGCTGATCAGCCGACAAGTCCATGACGCCTTGGGGCGACTGATCGCGCAATGGGACCCGCGACTGTTTGGCGTGGCGCCCAAACCCAATGTATCCACGGCCTATGGGTTGTCCGGCCATGCCGTTTGGTTCGACAGCGTCGACGCGGGGTGGCGTTTGAACCTGATCGGGGTCGCAGGACAGTCGTTGCGCCGCTGGGATGCACGCGGTTGTCACTGGCAAACCGATTACGACAACCAGTTACGGGTCGTCGCCGTTCATGAACAACCGCCCGAACAACCGCAAACCATCGTTGAGTACGTCGAGTACGCAGGTAACCTGGCCGACCCGGCCCATAACCTGCGCGGGCAGAAGATTGCACAGGACGATCCTTCCGGCTCGCTGGTTTTCCCAAGCTTCAGCCTGCTGGGTATACCGCTACGTGAAACCCGGACCTTTCTCGATGGCATGGCCTGCACGACCTCATGGCGTTACAACGCCAAAGGGGCGGTGCTGACCCAGACCGATGCCGCTGGCCACCGGCAGCACACAGGGTTCGACCTCGCCGGTCAGCTCAAGCACGTTTTTCTGCAACTCAAGGATGAAAGCGACCCGCAGCCCCTCTATCAGCACCTGACGTACAACGCGTTTGGCCAACTCGACACGCAACGGGCGGGAAACGGCGTTGTCAGCACCTGGGGCCATGACCCCGCGGACGGTCGTCTGACGAGCCTGAAAGCCGGCATCCCCGGTCAGGCCTTGCGGCAAGACCTCGGCTACGTCTATGACCGAACGGGCAACGTGCTGCGCATTGAGGATCACACCCTTTCACCGGTGTTTTTTGCCAACCAACGGACCGACGGTCACCGTGACTTCATCTATGACTCGTTGTACCGGCTGACCGGCGCCAGCGGTTTCGAAGGCGAAACACCTCATCTTCAACCCGGTTTGCCCGAGCTGATCAAACCCGAGGATTGCGGTCGACGCTTCAACTACACCCAGCAATACGACTACGACCCGGGCGGCAACCTCACCCGGTTGCGCCACGTTCGCGACGGCCATTGTTACACCCGCTGCCTGCGCATCGCCCCCCACAGTAATCGTGGCCTGGCGTGGCAGACAGGCGACCCGGACCCCGACTTTTCCAGGGGCTTCGATGCCCACGGCAATCAAGGCCTGTTACAGGCTGGCCAGCCTCTTGGCTGGAACCACCGCGATCAGTTGAACAACGTCACCCTGATCCAGCGCGACAGCGGTGCCAGTGATGAGGAAACCTATGCCTACAGCCAGGGTGTGCGGGTCCACAAGCGGTTGATACGACAGGCGCGCGCCCTCAGCCACATCGACGATGTTCGCTACTTGCCGGGGCTGGAGATCCGCACCCGGGACGACAGCCAGGAACTGCACGTCATTACCCTGGCAGGTGGCCATGGCAGTGTTCGTTGCCTGTACTGGGCCAAGGGCAAACCTGACGGAATCGACGCCCATCAACTGCGTTACAGCCTCGACGATCACCTGGGCTCCAGCAGCCTTGAACTGGACCGCAACGGCGCGCTGATCAGCCGGGAGGTTTACTACCCGTTCGGCGGCAGTTGTTGGTGGGCGGCGCGCTCGGCCGTGGAAGCCGATTACAAGACCGTGCGCTACTCGGGCAAGGAAATGGATATCAGCGGGCTGTATTACTACGGGCAGCGCTACTACGCGCCGTGGTTACAGCGCTGGGTCAGCGCGGACCCGGCGGGGGATGTGGATGGGTTGAACCTGTATGCGATGGTGGGGAATAACCCGATGCTGTACGTCGACAGGAATGGAGACATAAGGCACGTCGCCGAGGCCTTGAACACCGTAGCGCAAGGTGCAACGACTGCCGCCAACATTGCAGGGGATTTGCACAACGCGGCATCAACTTTTGATGCGCTCGTTCCAGACAACGCCTTTACGGCTGAAGAAAACAAAGCCATGACTTTCTGGAAGTTCGCGCGCTCCAAAAGTGGCAGGGCTTCCTTTAAATGGGGCGCGGGCATCGGTCTTGCCATCGGTGGTGCGGTCGGGACTGTTTTCGGCCCGGGCTGGGGCAATCTGACGGGGAGTTTGATCGGCGCAGTGGTCGGGGGCGCAGTCGGGGTCGGTATCCGCTACTTAACCTATAAGCACAATTTCAAAGCCGGGCAATACACCGAAGCAATTCAAACAGTCTCCCGCGACGTCGCCAATGCTGCCAATGACGTGGCCAATGGCAAGGTTCCAGAGATGGTGAGCAATGCGCTGGACGAGTTGATTCCCAAGGACATCCAGTTTGCATTGAATGCGATGACACGTGCCGAGCGTCTGGATCTATCCAGGTTCGATCCGAAAGACCCCATTTACCTTGAAAAGTTGATCGCTGTGACCGAAAGAGCAGAACAAGCGGCGCGTCAGAAAGCTGATGAAATTATGGCTGACAATGGACTTGAGGGCTTTGCCGAGCGAATCAGGGAGCTGACTGATAAGGCTGCCGCTCTGCCCGATAAAGCCTCGGAACTTATGAGTGAATCAGGCGACTTGATTCCCGACGGCTTTCTCAACCAAGGTGCTGCGCAGACCCAAGCACTGGCGTCCGCTCTTGATCCGCGCGCCACTGTAAAACCCAGAACCCGCAGAACGCTCGAAACCTCAGTGTGAAACATCACACCCACCAGGAACCCGCCCAACACGATTACCGGGCGTATTTGAATAACGCGGCCTAACCCGAGCAGTCCCGATGACGCCGACCCTTGATTTGCATACCCCCACATTGCGGATCAACGACGGCCGCGGCCTGCCCGTTCGCCACGTCGCGTATTGGCGCAACGCTGCGGGTGCGACGGCACAGGCACTGCCCACCCGGCAAGTCCACGACGCCCTCGGCCGGTTGATCGAACAATGGGACCCGCGCCTGTACGGCTCTGCACCCAAACCCAATGTGGCCAGCGTCTATCGGTTGTCCGGTACCGCGCTGCGGGTCGACAGTGTCGACGCCGGCCAGCGCCTGAGCCTGGCCGGCATTGCTCATCAGGAACTGCAACGCTGGGACGCACGCGGCACCCATTGGCAAACCGACTATGACGATCAACTGCGTATCGTCGCCGTGCACCAGCGCCCCACCGGACAAGCGCCTGACACCCTTGAGCGCCTGACCTACGCCGATCACTCGGCCGACCCGGCGTTCAATCGACGTGGGCAACTGATCCGTCTGGTCGAGCCTTCCGGCGAGCTGAACATCAACCGTTTCAGCCTGCACGGCCAGCGTCTCGAAGAAACGCGCACCTTTGCCGATGGCCCGGTATTCACCAGCCTCTGGCAATACAGCGCCACCGCCCGATTACTCGTGCAAACCGATGCCGCGGGACACCGGCAAATCAGCCGATTCAATGTCGCCGGGCAGCTCAAGGCCATCAGCCTGCACCTCAAGGAGGCCAGCGCGCCGCAAAACATTGTCAGCACGCTGGAGTACAACGCCTTCAATCAAGTCGAGTCGAAAATCACCGGCAACGGTGTATTCAGCCACTGGACCTACAACCCCGCCGATGGACGCCTCAGTGCGCTTAAATCCGGCGTTGCGGGGGAAAGCCTTCAGCAGAACCTCAGCTACGTCTACGACCCCGTGGGCAATGTGCTGCACATCGACGACCACACCCTGCCCCCGGTGTTTTTCGCCAACCAGCGCATCGACGGCCATCGCAGCTTCATCTACGACTCCCTGTATCAACTGATCAGCGCCAGCGGTTTCGAAGGTGAAACACCTCATCTGCTGCCCGGTTTGCCTGAGCTGAACACGCCTGCAGATCCAGGCCCCCGCTTCAACTACAGCCAACATTACGACTACGACCTGGGCGGCAACCTGATCCGGTTGCGTCATGTTCGCGACGGCCATTGCTACACCCAAAGCCTGCGCATCGCGCCCCACAGCAATCGCGGCCTGCCCTGGAAGGAAGGCGACCCCGACCCGGGGTTCGACGACGCCTTCGATGCCCATGGCAACCTGCAAGCGCTGAACAACCACCAACCGTTGCGCTGGAATACTCAGGATCAACTGGCCGGTGTCACGCTGATCCGCCGCAAAACGGGCCTCGACGACGAGGAAACCTACGCCTACAGCCAAGGCGCCCGGGTTTTCAAACATCAGGTGAGCCAGGCCAAAAGCGTCAGCCACAGCCGTGCTGTCCGTTACTTGCCGGGGCTGGAAATCCGCACCCTCGACGACCGCGAAGAACTGCACGTCATCACCCTGCCCGGCAGCGTGCGTTGCCTGCACTGGGTCAAGGGCCAGCCCGTGGGTATCGACAAAACCCAACTGCGCTACAGCCTCGACGATCACCTGGGTTCCAGCAGCCTTGAACTGGGCGAACACGGCGAACGGATCAGCCACGAGGTTTACTACCCTTTCGGCGGCACGGCGTGGTGGGCGGCGCGTTCGGCGGTAGACGCGGACTACAAGACGGTTCGTTACTCAGGCAAGGAAATGGACGCCAGTGGGTTGTATTACTACGGATTGCGTTACTACGCGCCGTGGTTGCAGCGCTGGATCAATCCTGACCCTGGGGGCGATGTGGATGGGCTGAATCTGTATGCGATGGTGGGGAACAACCCCGTCACGTACCTGGACCTGGATGGGGGGATACGGTTACAGGGTGGGGTGACGGCACAGATCAAAGCGACCTTCGCCAACGGCGACCCGGACATGCTCTTCGATTTGAAAATCCACCGTCACCTGGAAATACTAAGCCTGGTGAAACTGCGAAATCGTGACGCCGGGCAGCAGATACTCAATCACCGATCTTCCACCGAACATGCCCTTTCCACCACACGCAGAACCGGCACACTTCTCCTCAAGTTCGGCGCAGTCGAACTGGTCTCAACCGGCGTGGGTGCAGCATTGGGTGCGCCTGGCGGGCCACCACTGATGGCAATCACTGCTGCCGCCGGATTCATCGCAGGCAAGGCAGTCAAAAAGGCAGTGGGCTATGGCGCAGAGAAAACCGGCACCAGCGCGTCAGTCAGTTTGAATACCCGACTCATGGCCCCTGACAACATCACCCGCGAAGTCTTCGCCAAGGCCTCCGGAACAGAGGCTCGATTCAATCATCTGAAACAGACACTCAACCCCACCACGGCTCATGGACAAAAAAACCTGAAGGCCACCGGAGCACGTGCAGCTCTGGGAAGCGTTCCCCTGCTGGGCCCAGGGCTTAAGACCATCCCCAACCTCATTGAAGTCCTCCATGAGGTCGATGAGGCGGGAACGCCACTGTCGGCGGAGCAAGTCCAGGAACTGGATAACCACCTCGTCAACCTGGCCACGACCCTGGATCGCGGGATGACGAACCTGCAATCCCGATTTACCGAACTGGGCCGAGACGAAGCCCTTGGCTATACACCACAACGGCTTCGGGAGAAAACCAACAAGGTCATCAATCAATTGAAGGACACGCGGACCGTACTCCACTCGCGTTCCTCCCGGTTCACGGCGGTCTAGGCAAAATCATCTCAAAGGCACGTACGCGATCCTGCTGCATGCTATGGTGCCTGCCCGAACACTCACCTGTTTTCTACAGCATGCTGCCAACTTCTCGTACCTTGCGTCTGACGTTGTATACGTTGCTGATCCTCGCCGGTGCGGCTATTGCCGCCACCCTGGCCATGCGTCATACCGAGCGCCAGTCGCTGGTGGACGACGCCGCCCGCGCCAATCAGCAACTGGCGCTGTACGCCAACTCCCTGCATACGCTGATCGAACGCTACCGCGCCCTGCCCGCCGTGCTGGCGCTGGACCCGGAACTGCGTTCGGCCCTGGCAGGTTCAGTCAGTGCGGATCAGCAAGACCTGCTCAACCACAAGCTCGAGAAGATCAACGGCGCCGCCCAGTCTTCCACGCTGGAACTGCTGGACCACACCGGGCTGGCCGTCGCCGCCAGCAACTGGCGTCTGCCCAGCAGTTACGTCGGCCACAACTACGGTTTCCGCCCTTACTTCCGCCAGACTCGCAGCCAGGGCACCGGGCGTTTTTACGCGGTGGGCGTGACCAGCGGGATTCCCGGCTACTTCCTCTCAAGCGCCGTGACCGGTGACAACGGTGAGTTCCGCGGTGCCATGGTGGTCAAGCTCGAATTTCCGGAACTGGAACGCGAATGGCGCCAGGGCAGCGACACCCTGCTGGTGAGTGACGCTCGTGGCATCATCTTCATTGCCAATCAGCCGGGGTGGCGCTATCGGCTGCTGAGCGCACTCTCGGACACCGATCGCGCCGAACTCAAACTGACCCGCCAGTACGACAAGCAACCGCTGACACCGCTGGACCATCAACCCATTCGGCACTTTGACGACAACAGCTATCTGGCCCGCGTCAACGGCCCCGACGGATCGGCCGAGTACCTCTGGGAATCCCTGCCCCTGAGTACCGAAGGCTGGACCTTGCACCTGCTGCGTCGCCCGCAGGTGGCCTTTGAAGATCTGCGTAACGCCGGGCTGGCCGCTGCCGGGCTGTGGCTGACGCTGGTATTTTTGCTGTTATTCCTCAACCAGCGCTGGCGTCTGGCCAAACTCCGTCAACGCAGCCGCGAAGAGCTGGAGCGCCTGGTCGATGAACGCACCCGCGACCTGCGCACCGCCCAGGACGGCCTCGTGCAATCGGCCAAACTGGCGGCACTGGGGCAGATGTCCGCGGCCCTGGCCCATGAAATCAACCAGCCACTGACCGCCCAGCGCATGCAACTGGCGACGTTGCGCCTGCTGCTCGATCATGGCCGCGTCGACGATGCCTACAAGGCGCTCAAACCGGTGGACGACATGCTGACTCGCATGGCTGCCCTCACCGGCCATCTCAAGACCTTCGCGCGCAAAAGCCCCAGCGGCTTGCGCGAGCGCCTGGACCTGGCGGCCGTGGTCGACCAGTCCCTGCAATTGCTCGACGCGCGCTTTCGCGACGAACACATTGGCTGCGTGCTCGACCTGACTCGCCCGGCGTGGGTGCGCGGCGATGCAATCCGTCTCGAACAGGTGTTGATCAACCTGCTGCGCAATGCCCTCGACGCCATGCGCGACAAACCACTCAAGCGCCTGGAAATCCGCCTCAAGGCCGATCAGCAGCTCTGGTGCCTGACCGTTGCCGACAGCGGCGGCGGTATTGCCGAGCAGGATTTGCCGAATGTCTTCGACCCCTTCTTCACCACCAAACCCGTGGGCGATGGCCTGGGCCTCGGGTTGGCGGTGTCCTTCGCGATTGTTCATGAACTCGGTGGTCGCTTGATCGCTGGCAACCAGGGTGAGGGCGCGCTGTTTACCCTCACCCTGCCGATCGACCTGGAGGCGCACATTCAATGCTCAACTCAGTAATCGTCGTCGACGACGAAGCGAGCATTCGCAGCGCGGTCAAGCAATGGCTGAGCCTGTCGGGGTTTGACGTGCAGTTGTTCAGCCGCGCCGAGGACTGCCTGGCGCAGTTGCCGGCGCATTTCCCCGGGGTGGTTCTCAGCGACGTGCGCATGCCAGGCATGAGCGGCCTGGAACTGCTGGCCCGGCTGCAACAACTGGACGTCGAACTGCCGGTGATCCTGCTGACAGGCCACGGCGATGTGCCGATGGCCGTCGAAGCGATGCGTGACGGGGCCTACGATTTTCTGGAAAAACCCTTCAGCCCCGAGACGCTGCTAAGCAGCTTGCGCCGGGCGCTGGACAAGCGGCGCCTGGTGCTGGAAAACCGCGCGCTGCATGAACAGGCCGACAACCGCAGCAAACTCGAGGCCAGCCTGCTGGGTGTGTCCCGAGGGTTGCAGACCTTGCGCCGACAAGTGCTGGACCTCGCCGCCTTACCGGTGAACGTGCTGATTCGCGGCGAAACCGGCAGCGGCAAGGAACTCGTCGCCCGCTGCCTGCACGACTTCGGCCCGCGCGCCGACAAACCCTTCGTGGCCCTGAACTGCGCGGCCATCCCCGAGCAGTTGTTCGAGGCGGAACTGTTCGGCCATGAAAGCGGTGCCTTCACGGGCGCACAGGGCAAACGCATCGGCAAGCTTGAATACGCTGACGGTGGCACGCTGTTCCTCGATGAGATCGAAAGCATGCCGCTGGCCCAGCAAGTCAAACTGCTGCGGGTGCTACAGGAACAGAAACTCGAACGCCTGGGCTCCAACCAGAGCATTCATGTGGACCTGCGCATTATTGCGGCGACCAAACCCGACCTGCTGGATGAAGCCCGCGCGGGACGTTTTCGCGAAGACCTGGCCTATCGGCTGAACGTCGCGGAGTTGCGTTTACCACCGTTGCGCGAGCGACGTGAAGACATTCCGTTGCTGTACGAACACTTCGCTCACACCGCCGCCGAGCGACTGGGGCGCAGTGTTGCACCGCTGAGCGGGCCGCACTTGAGCCGTTTGCTGAGTCACGACTGGCCGGGCAATGTGCGCGAACTGGCGAACGTCGCCGAGCGTCAGGTGCTGGGGCTGGGTGAGCCGGAACCGGTCGGCCTCGAACCCGGCCAATCCCTCGCCGCCCAGCAGGAAGCCTTCGAGGCCCAGTGCCTGCGCGCCGCGCTGACCCGGCACAAAGGCGACATCAAAGCCGTGCTCGAAGAACTGCAACTGCCGCGCCGCACCTTCAATGAAAAGATGCAGCGCCATGGATTGAATCGAGAGATGTTCCTGTAGTGTCTGAGCCGGCCTCTTCGCGGGCACGCCCGCTCCCGCATTTGATCTCGGGTTTACACAAATCATGAGTTCGCCATAGAACCACTGTGGAAGCGGGCTTGCTCGCGAAGAGGCCCACACAGGCGAAGCCAATTCATGAGCCGAATAAGCAATTTTCCGCTCACAGCCAATCTTTTATAAGCGGATTTCCGCTCAACAAACCGTCTTACCCCCTCTAAACCGGCCCTCTGCCCGTTGGCACAGCTCCTGCTATAGCCCAAGCAGGCTGCGTTTACTCGCGCTCCACAAAAACAATTAAATGAAGGATCCGTCATGGATAACTCACAATCCCTGCCTCTCGGGTCGGCCGCCGTGCCTGCCAAAGAAAGAACCACGGCCAGCCGCATCAAATCGATCTTCAGCGGTTCTGTCGGCAACATGGTCGAGTGGTACGACTGGTACGTCTACGCCGCCTTCTCCCTGTACTTCGCCAAAGCCTTTTTCCCCAAAGGCGACACCACCGCCCAACTGTTGAACACCGCCGCGATTTTCGCCGTGGGCTTCCTGATGCGCCCGATCGGCGGCTGGCTGATGGGGCTGTATGCCGACCGTGCCGGGCGTAAAGCCGCGTTGATGGCTTCGGTGTATCTGATGTGCTTCGGCTCGCTGATCATCGCGCTGAGCCCGGGTTATGAAACCATCGGCGTCGGTGCACCGGTTCTGCTGGTGTTCGCCCGTTTGCTACAAGGCCTGTCGGTCGGTGGCGAGTACGGCACCTCGGCGACGTACCTGAGCGAGATGGCGACCAAGGAACGTCGCGGTTTCTTCTCCAGCTTCCAGTACGTGACGCTGATTTCCGGCCAGCTCATCGCCCTGGGTGTGCTGATCGTTCTGCAGCAAACCCTGACCACCGAACAACTGTACGACTGGGGCTGGCGCATTCCGTTTGCCATCGGTGCCTTGTGCGCAGTCGTGGCGCTGTACTTGCGTCGCGGGATGGAAGAAACCGAGTCGTTCACCAAGAAAGAAAAGTCCAAAGAAAGCGCCATGCGCACCCTGATGCGTCACCCCAAGGAGTTGATGACCGTGGTCGGCCTGACCATGGGCGGCACCCTGGCGTTCTACACCTACACCACCTACATGCAGAAGTACCTGGTGAACACGGTCGGCATGAGCATCAGCGACTCCACCACCATTTCGGCGGCCACGCTGTTCCTGTTCATGTGCCTGCAACCGATCATCGGTGGCTTGTCGGATAAAGTCGGACGGCGGCCGATCCTGATTGCCTTCGGCATTCTGGGCACGCTGTTCACGGTGCCGATCCTCACGACCCTGCACACCATCCAGACCTGGTGGGGCGCGTTCTTCCTGATCATGGCGGCACTGATCATCGTCAGCGGCTACACCTCGATCAACGCCGTGGTCAAAGCCGAGCTGTTCCCGACCGAAATCCGTGCGCTGGGCGTAGGCCCTGCCGTACGCACTGACCGTGTCGATCTTCGGCGGCACCGCCGAATACATCGCGCTGTGGTTCAAGAGCATCGGCATGGAGACCGGTTACTACTGGTACGTGACGGCGTGCATTGCGGTGTCGTTGCTAGTGTACATCACCATGAAAGACACCCGTAAACACTCGCGGATCGAGACGGACTGACCGCGTTTGGCAGTCACCGCAACGGTGACTGCCAGGGTCCCATCGCCGGAACGCCGCCCGGGCCAAACTCACTCCCACACTGATCGCGTCAACTACAGACTATGTGCCTGACGCCGATTTAATGTGGGAGCGAGCCTGCTCGCGATGACCGCGACTCGGTCTCGAAACGGTCAGGACAACTGCGCAGCCTCACGGCCCCCGTATTTGTTCTGCACGATTGATGCACCGGCAATCATCACCACCAGAATCCCCGCCAACACCAGCGACGAACCAATGGTTCCGAAATCCAGCCCGCCCTTTTCATGGGGTTTGGTCAGGAAGTCGCCCAGGGTCGCGCCGAACGGTCGCGTCAACACGAACGCCAACCAGAACAGCAGCACCGCCGAGATCTTCGTGAAGTACTTGAGCAGTACCACCACGGCGATGGTCGCGCCGATCAGCAATGCGCCACCGGCAAACCCCAGCCCCGAGTCGTCCGCCAGGAAGTCACCCAGCGCGGTGCCCAGGGTGTTGGAGAACAGGATCGCGATCCAGTAGAACATCTCGCCACGAAAGCTCTGGACCTTGTTCACGTTCAGCGATTCGCCGCTCAGGCGCCAGGCCGCAAAGATCGCGATCAGGATGGCGATCAGAATCATCGACCCCGACGCATAGCCCAGGCCCAGCGTACGGTCCATGAAGTCCGACATCGTGGTGCCGGCGGTGCTGGTCGAAAGGATCACGATCCAGTACAGCACCGGGTTGTAGGTTTTGGAAAACAGCTGTGTCACCAGGGTCAGCAAAAACACGCTGATCAGGATCATCGAGCTGATGGCGTAGCCGACATTCAAGGTCATCGACAGCAAATCCCCAGCCGTTTCCCCCAGGGTCGTCGCGCAGATTTTCATGACCCAGAAGGCCAGGGTGATCTGTGGAAGTTTGTTCATTCGGTGCAGTGCTCCAGAGCTCGATTCAAGACGGCCTGTCTTTGAGTTTTTGGCCGACGCGAAGGCTGCCGGGGGCACGGTGAAAATTAGGTAAGGCCAGAATGAAAAATCCGTTTATCCGGGCGCTTCAAGGGCGGGGCGAGATTAATGATCCGTTAATGCCCACGCGACATTCTGCCGGCCTCTGAATCCAGATCGAGGTTTCGTACGTATACAGAATGCAGGCCACCGAGCGGCGTCTGACAACATCTTGCGACGCCGATAACATCGTATAAATCGATTGATTTTAGCATTTATTTGCGCTTTTTAATCAACTTTACAAGCGTAGTATGAACCCCATACCCAACGCACAACACGCAAACGAACCCGGAGTACACATCATGAAAACCAAACTGATCCTCGCCCTGACCCTCTCCGTACTGGCTGCCAACACCTTCGCCGCCGACGGCTTTGAGCGCACCGGTTCCGCTGTCGCGGCCGATGGTTATGACCGTACGGGTTCCGCCACTGTTGCGGCTGATGGCTTCGACCGCACCGGTTCCGCTACCCTCGCCGCTGATGGTTTCGACCGCACCCCACAAGGCCAAACCGTTGCCGAAGGTGGCCGCGATCGCCTGGAAGAAAAAGGTCTGGTTGAAGATGGCTACGACCGCACCGGCTCTGCCACCGTTGCTGCCGACGGCTATGACCGCACTGGCTCGGCATCCCTCAGCTAACACTTGAACGCGGCATCACAGCCCGGCTTCGGCCGGGCTTAGTCGTTTCTGGAGGGCCGGATTTTGCACCCGGTGCCGCTGGAATAAACCGTACCCGCCCGGCACTATTGCACCCATTACCCGCTCTGGAATCTACGCAATGCCCGACGACATCCACTACTACGAACCCGCCCACGGCCACGGCCTGCCCCACGACCCGTTCAATGCCATCGTCGGCCCGCGCCCCATCGGCTGGATTTCCTCGCAGGACAGTGAAGGCCGGCTGAACCTGGCGCCTTACAGCTTTTTCAACGCGTTCAACTACATTCCGCCGATCATCGGGTTCTCAAGCGTTGGCCGCAAAGACAGCCTGAACAACATCGAACAGACCGGCGAATTCGCCTGGAACCTGGCCACCCGCCCGCTGGCCGAGCAGATGAACCAAAGCTGCGCGACGGTTGCGGCCGACATCAATGAATTCGAATTGGCCGGGCTGACGCCTGTCGCCTCGAAAGTCATCCAGGTGCCACGGGTCGCCGAAAGCCCGGTGTCCTTTGAATGCAAGGTCACGCAGATCATTCAGTTGCAACGCGCAGATAAAGAAGTGGTGCCGAGCTGGCTGATCCTCGGCGAAGTGGTCGCCGTGCATATCGCCAAGTGGCTGCTCAAGGACGGGGTGTACGACACCGCCGCGGCAGAACCGATTCTGCGCGGCGGCGGGCCGGCGGATTATTTCCAGTTGGGGCCTGAAGCCCTGTTCAAAATGTTCCGCCCGGGGGCGACCAAGGCCTGAGCCTGATGGTTACCAGACCAGTTCGCCGTCTTCAGTCACGTCGGTCAGTTGCTCGAGTTTCGATTCGGCAGCCTGATCGGCCACCAGGGCAGTCTTGAAGGTCTGGTCATCGAGGATTTTGTGAAACCGCGGGGCGCCTGAACCACCCAGGGCCTTGAC
Proteins encoded in this region:
- a CDS encoding sigma-54 dependent transcriptional regulator, producing the protein MLNSVIVVDDEASIRSAVKQWLSLSGFDVQLFSRAEDCLAQLPAHFPGVVLSDVRMPGMSGLELLARLQQLDVELPVILLTGHGDVPMAVEAMRDGAYDFLEKPFSPETLLSSLRRALDKRRLVLENRALHEQADNRSKLEASLLGVSRGLQTLRRQVLDLAALPVNVLIRGETGSGKELVARCLHDFGPRADKPFVALNCAAIPEQLFEAELFGHESGAFTGAQGKRIGKLEYADGGTLFLDEIESMPLAQQVKLLRVLQEQKLERLGSNQSIHVDLRIIAATKPDLLDEARAGRFREDLAYRLNVAELRLPPLRERREDIPLLYEHFAHTAAERLGRSVAPLSGPHLSRLLSHDWPGNVRELANVAERQVLGLGEPEPVGLEPGQSLAAQQEAFEAQCLRAALTRHKGDIKAVLEELQLPRRTFNEKMQRHGLNREMFL
- a CDS encoding flavin reductase family protein; this encodes MPDDIHYYEPAHGHGLPHDPFNAIVGPRPIGWISSQDSEGRLNLAPYSFFNAFNYIPPIIGFSSVGRKDSLNNIEQTGEFAWNLATRPLAEQMNQSCATVAADINEFELAGLTPVASKVIQVPRVAESPVSFECKVTQIIQLQRADKEVVPSWLILGEVVAVHIAKWLLKDGVYDTAAAEPILRGGGPADYFQLGPEALFKMFRPGATKA